In Xenorhabdus poinarii G6, the following are encoded in one genomic region:
- the queA gene encoding tRNA preQ1(34) S-adenosylmethionine ribosyltransferase-isomerase QueA, translating into MRVTDFTFELPEELIAHYPQPQRSACRLLSLHGETGELTHGVFTDVLDKLEAGDLLVFNNTRVIPARLFGRKATGGKLEVLVERMLDDKRVLAHVRASKAPKEGTELILGEDILGEAKGIKATMLARHDALFEIRFDDERDVLTILDQIGHMPLPPYIARPDEDADRELYQTVYSERPGAVAAPTAGLHFDEPLLAALREKGIEMAFVTLHVGAGTFQPVRVETIEDHVMHAEYAEVPQHVVDAVLACKARGNRVIAVGTTSVRSLESAAKACKDGLIAPFFGDTQIFIYPGFEYQVIDALITNFHLPESTLIMLVSAFAGYKNTMNAYREAVAEKYRFFSYGDAMFIHRNARASTEWVNPTERLSAASVAK; encoded by the coding sequence ATGCGTGTCACTGATTTTACATTTGAACTGCCAGAAGAGCTGATTGCTCACTATCCCCAGCCGCAACGAAGTGCTTGTCGTCTGCTTTCCCTTCATGGTGAAACAGGAGAACTGACGCACGGTGTTTTTACTGATGTGCTGGATAAGCTGGAAGCCGGTGATTTGCTGGTTTTCAATAATACCCGTGTTATTCCTGCGCGCTTGTTTGGCCGTAAAGCGACGGGAGGAAAATTGGAAGTTCTCGTCGAAAGGATGCTGGATGATAAGCGAGTGCTTGCGCACGTCCGAGCGTCTAAGGCCCCCAAAGAAGGCACCGAGCTTATTCTTGGTGAGGATATTCTCGGTGAAGCGAAGGGGATTAAGGCAACGATGCTGGCGCGTCACGATGCGCTGTTTGAAATCCGTTTTGATGATGAACGTGATGTATTGACGATTTTGGATCAGATTGGTCACATGCCACTGCCGCCCTATATCGCTCGCCCTGATGAAGATGCAGATCGTGAGTTATATCAGACTGTCTATAGTGAACGTCCGGGCGCAGTCGCTGCACCCACTGCCGGATTGCATTTTGATGAACCTCTTTTGGCTGCTCTGCGTGAAAAAGGGATTGAAATGGCCTTTGTGACTCTGCATGTGGGTGCGGGCACTTTTCAGCCAGTGCGGGTGGAAACCATCGAAGATCATGTGATGCATGCCGAGTATGCTGAGGTGCCACAACATGTCGTGGATGCCGTATTGGCTTGTAAGGCGCGGGGTAATAGGGTTATTGCTGTCGGCACAACATCCGTCCGCTCGCTGGAAAGTGCAGCGAAAGCGTGTAAGGATGGGCTTATTGCGCCATTTTTTGGTGATACTCAAATCTTTATCTATCCTGGATTTGAATATCAGGTGATAGATGCATTAATTACCAACTTCCATCTGCCAGAATCCACACTGATTATGCTGGTTTCTGCGTTTGCCGGTTATAAAAATACCATGAATGCCTATAGAGAAGCGGTAGCAGAAAAATATCGCTTTTTCAGTTATGGCGATGCAATGTTTATTCATCGCAATGCACGGGCATCAACAGAATGGGTAAACCCCACAGAACGGCTCTCGGCAGCGTCGGTAGCGAAATAA
- a CDS encoding peroxiredoxin C, with protein sequence MVLVTRQAPDFTAAAVLGNGEIVDNFNLKKHLNGRPAVIFFWPMDFTFVCPSELIAFDHRYEEFQKRGVEVVGISFDSAFVHNAWRKTPISNGGIGEVKYPMVADIKRDIMKAYGIEHPEAGVALRGSFLIDKNGVVRHQVVNDLPLGRNIDEMLRMVDALQFHEEHGEVCPAQWSKGQEGMGASPEGVAKYLTKNADKL encoded by the coding sequence ATGGTTTTAGTAACCCGCCAAGCCCCTGACTTTACAGCTGCTGCGGTTCTCGGCAATGGTGAAATCGTTGATAATTTCAACCTGAAAAAACACCTGAATGGCCGTCCTGCGGTTATTTTCTTCTGGCCAATGGATTTCACTTTTGTTTGTCCTTCTGAGCTGATCGCTTTCGATCACCGCTATGAAGAATTCCAGAAACGTGGCGTTGAAGTTGTTGGTATCTCCTTCGACTCTGCATTCGTTCACAATGCATGGCGTAAAACCCCAATCAGCAACGGCGGGATTGGCGAAGTCAAATACCCAATGGTCGCTGACATCAAACGTGACATCATGAAAGCATACGGCATTGAGCACCCTGAAGCGGGCGTAGCTCTGCGTGGCTCTTTCCTGATTGACAAAAATGGTGTTGTGCGTCATCAAGTAGTTAACGATCTGCCACTGGGTCGTAACATTGATGAAATGCTGCGTATGGTTGACGCGCTGCAATTCCACGAAGAACACGGCGAAGTTTGTCCGGCACAATGGTCAAAAGGCCAGGAAGGTATGGGCGCTTCACCTGAAGGCGTAGCAAAATACCTGACCAAAAACGCTGACAAGCTGTAA
- the ribD gene encoding bifunctional diaminohydroxyphosphoribosylaminopyrimidine deaminase/5-amino-6-(5-phosphoribosylamino)uracil reductase RibD yields the protein MTLDEIYMSRALELAQQGRFTTSPNPNVGCVIVKDEHIVGEGCHLRAGEPHAEVHALRMAGEKAKGATAYVTLEPCSHHGKTPPCADTLIAAGLSRVVVAMPDPNPHVAGRGLYKLQQAGIVVEQGLMMEQAESLNKGFLKRMRTGFPYLQLKLGASLDGRTALASGESKWITSPESRQDVQTLRAQCSAILSSSATVLADDPSLTVRWHELDAETQAIYPQDQLRQPIRIITDSQNRVTPQHRVVQQAGKCWLARTHQDQQEWPDNVEQIVLPEQAHGVDLVLLMMQLGQRQINSVWAECGSALAGALLTLGLVDELILYIAPKVLGNRARGLFDIPELQKLSDAPEFSLFDVQPMGSDVRLRLRPR from the coding sequence ATGACACTTGATGAAATATATATGTCCAGGGCATTGGAACTGGCACAGCAAGGGCGTTTTACTACATCCCCAAACCCGAATGTAGGGTGTGTCATCGTGAAGGATGAACACATCGTCGGGGAAGGCTGTCATTTACGCGCGGGTGAACCCCATGCAGAAGTTCATGCTCTTCGTATGGCAGGCGAAAAAGCGAAAGGTGCGACAGCTTACGTTACCCTTGAACCGTGTAGCCATCACGGTAAAACTCCACCTTGTGCCGACACTTTGATTGCTGCCGGCTTAAGTCGAGTGGTCGTTGCGATGCCAGATCCCAATCCTCACGTTGCCGGACGTGGTTTATATAAATTGCAGCAGGCAGGCATTGTCGTTGAACAGGGTTTGATGATGGAACAGGCGGAATCGCTGAATAAGGGATTCCTTAAGCGCATGCGTACGGGGTTTCCTTATCTGCAATTGAAGCTAGGTGCATCATTGGATGGCCGAACTGCATTGGCATCGGGGGAAAGCAAGTGGATTACCTCCCCGGAATCCCGTCAGGATGTACAGACATTACGGGCACAGTGCAGTGCCATTTTGAGTTCCAGTGCGACAGTATTGGCCGATGATCCTTCGTTGACTGTCCGTTGGCATGAGCTGGATGCTGAAACACAAGCGATTTATCCCCAAGATCAGCTCCGCCAACCGATCCGTATCATTACCGATAGCCAAAACCGTGTAACACCACAGCATCGGGTCGTGCAGCAAGCGGGAAAATGTTGGTTAGCACGAACTCACCAAGATCAACAAGAATGGCCTGATAATGTGGAACAGATTGTATTGCCAGAACAGGCTCACGGGGTTGATTTGGTCTTGTTGATGATGCAGCTTGGCCAGCGTCAGATAAATTCGGTTTGGGCGGAATGTGGTTCTGCGTTGGCTGGGGCTTTATTAACGTTGGGATTGGTGGATGAATTGATCCTTTATATCGCGCCTAAGGTATTAGGAAATCGTGCGCGTGGGTTGTTTGATATCCCTGAATTGCAAAAATTATCGGATGCGCCTGAATTTTCGTTGTTTGATGTACAACCGATGGGTTCTGATGTGCGCTTGCGCTTACGGCCGCGCTAG
- the nrdR gene encoding transcriptional regulator NrdR — protein sequence MHCPFCAAVDTKVIDSRLVGDGSQVRRRRQCLECHERFTTFEVAELVMPRVIKSDDIREPFDEEKLRRGMQKALEKRPVSSDDVETAISHIKSQVRATGEREIPSKMIGNFVMDELKKLDKVAYIRFASVYRSFEDIREFGEEIARLQD from the coding sequence ATGCATTGCCCATTTTGCGCAGCTGTTGATACTAAAGTTATTGATTCCCGTCTGGTCGGGGATGGCTCACAAGTGCGCCGTCGCCGTCAGTGCCTGGAATGTCATGAACGTTTTACGACATTTGAAGTTGCAGAACTGGTGATGCCTCGCGTCATTAAAAGTGATGATATTCGAGAGCCTTTTGACGAAGAAAAATTGCGTCGTGGAATGCAGAAGGCACTGGAAAAACGTCCTGTCAGTTCTGATGATGTAGAAACTGCAATTAGCCACATTAAATCCCAGGTAAGGGCTACGGGAGAGCGTGAAATTCCGTCAAAAATGATCGGAAACTTTGTCATGGATGAATTGAAAAAACTGGATAAAGTGGCTTATATCCGTTTTGCCTCTGTCTACCGCAGCTTTGAAGATATTCGTGAATTCGGTGAAGAGATTGCCAGACTACAAGACTAA
- the tgt gene encoding tRNA guanosine(34) transglycosylase Tgt — MEFELQKTDGNARRGRLIFERGVVETPAFMPVGTYGTVKGMTPEEVKETGAQILLGNTFHLWLRPGQEIMKLHGDLHDFMQWHGPILTDSGGFQVFSLGAMRKIKEEGVHFRNPINGTPVFLSPEKSMEIQYDLGSDIVMIFDECTPYPADWDYAKRSMEMSLRWAARSRQRFDELGNKNALFGIIQGSVYEDLRDVSIKGLVEIGFDGYAVGGLAVGEPKADMHRILAHVCPQIPQDKPRYLMGVGKPEDLVEGVRRGIDMFDCVMPTRNARNGHLFVTEGVIKIRNAKHKEDTSPLDEHCDCYTCRNYSRAYLHHLDRCNEILGARLNTIHNLRYYQRLMAGIRKAIEEGKLSQFVDAFYQQIGKPVPPLNI, encoded by the coding sequence GTGGAATTTGAGTTACAAAAGACGGATGGTAATGCCCGTCGTGGTCGCCTGATTTTTGAACGTGGTGTTGTGGAAACCCCGGCATTCATGCCAGTGGGAACTTATGGCACGGTAAAAGGCATGACGCCAGAAGAGGTGAAAGAAACCGGTGCGCAAATCCTATTGGGAAATACCTTCCACCTTTGGTTGCGCCCGGGACAGGAAATCATGAAATTACATGGTGACCTGCATGATTTTATGCAATGGCACGGCCCTATTCTGACTGATTCTGGCGGTTTTCAGGTCTTTAGCCTCGGCGCTATGCGTAAAATTAAGGAAGAAGGTGTTCACTTCCGCAATCCAATCAATGGAACACCGGTCTTCCTCAGCCCGGAAAAATCAATGGAAATCCAATATGATTTGGGTTCCGATATCGTCATGATTTTTGATGAATGTACGCCATACCCTGCTGATTGGGATTATGCGAAACGCTCTATGGAAATGTCATTGCGCTGGGCTGCCCGCAGTCGTCAACGTTTTGATGAGCTGGGAAATAAAAATGCTTTGTTTGGCATTATTCAGGGGAGTGTTTACGAAGACTTGCGTGATGTCTCTATAAAAGGGCTGGTGGAAATCGGCTTTGATGGCTACGCGGTCGGCGGTTTGGCTGTCGGTGAACCGAAAGCAGATATGCACCGTATTCTGGCGCATGTTTGTCCTCAGATCCCACAGGATAAGCCGCGTTATTTGATGGGGGTCGGCAAGCCAGAAGATTTGGTTGAAGGTGTTCGCCGTGGTATCGATATGTTTGACTGTGTGATGCCAACACGTAATGCCCGTAATGGCCACCTGTTTGTTACCGAAGGGGTGATCAAAATTCGCAATGCCAAGCATAAAGAAGATACTTCGCCATTGGATGAGCATTGTGACTGCTATACTTGCCGGAATTATAGCCGTGCATACCTCCATCATTTAGATCGCTGTAACGAAATTCTTGGTGCAAGGCTGAATACGATACATAATTTAAGGTATTATCAGCGTTTGATGGCCGGAATTCGTAAAGCCATTGAAGAAGGCAAACTGTCACAGTTTGTCGATGCATTTTATCAGCAGATCGGCAAACCCGTTCCGCCGTTAAATATATAA
- the ribH gene encoding 6,7-dimethyl-8-ribityllumazine synthase, giving the protein MNVIKGVVAAPKARIAIAIARFNNFINDSLLEGAVDALERIGQVSSDNITVVWVPGAYELPLTVKALAESEKYDAVIALGTVIRGGTAHFEYVAGECSSGLSRVSMSSDIPVTFGVLTTENIEQAIERAGTKAGNKGAEAALTALEMINVIKAIKG; this is encoded by the coding sequence ATGAACGTAATCAAAGGTGTTGTTGCTGCGCCCAAAGCCCGCATTGCTATTGCGATTGCCCGCTTTAACAACTTCATTAATGACAGCCTGCTGGAAGGCGCTGTTGATGCGTTGGAGCGCATTGGTCAGGTTTCTTCAGATAATATCACCGTAGTATGGGTGCCGGGCGCTTATGAATTGCCATTGACAGTCAAAGCGCTGGCTGAATCCGAAAAATATGATGCGGTCATCGCTTTGGGGACCGTGATCCGCGGCGGTACAGCCCATTTCGAATATGTTGCCGGCGAGTGCAGTTCTGGCTTGTCCAGAGTATCAATGTCCAGTGATATTCCTGTTACATTTGGTGTTCTGACAACTGAAAATATTGAACAGGCGATTGAACGTGCTGGTACTAAAGCGGGGAATAAAGGTGCTGAAGCTGCCTTGACCGCATTGGAAATGATTAATGTAATCAAAGCCATTAAAGGCTGA
- the secF gene encoding protein translocase subunit SecF, translated as MAQDYTVEQLNYGRKVIDFMRWDNVAFGISFLLLIASIMMIGTRGFNWGLDFTGGTVIEVNLSKPAELDKMRQSLAQNGFADPLLQNFGSSRDVMIRMPPVEGNAGQELGKKIISVINQDIDKDAEVKRIEFVGPSVGSELAQTGAMALLSALICILIYVGFRFEWRLALGAVIALAHDVIITLGILSLFRIEIDLTIVASLMSVIGYSLNDSIVVSDRIRENFRKIRRGTSYEITNISLTQTLSRTIMTSATTLLVVLMLFIFGGEMLKGFSLVMLIGVSIGTISSIYVASALALKLGMKRDHLIQQKVEKEGADQPSILP; from the coding sequence GTGGCACAGGATTATACTGTTGAACAATTAAACTATGGGCGTAAAGTTATCGACTTTATGCGCTGGGACAACGTTGCCTTTGGGATTTCATTCCTACTGTTGATCGCTTCTATCATGATGATAGGCACTCGTGGGTTTAACTGGGGTCTGGATTTTACCGGTGGTACGGTAATTGAAGTAAACCTGAGTAAGCCTGCGGAGCTGGACAAGATGCGCCAGAGCCTGGCTCAGAATGGTTTTGCTGATCCGCTCCTACAGAATTTCGGCAGCAGTCGCGATGTGATGATTCGTATGCCGCCTGTGGAAGGTAATGCTGGGCAGGAACTTGGCAAAAAGATCATTTCGGTGATTAACCAGGATATTGATAAAGATGCGGAAGTTAAGCGTATCGAGTTCGTTGGTCCTAGTGTGGGCAGCGAACTGGCGCAAACCGGCGCGATGGCGTTATTGTCTGCCCTTATCTGTATCCTGATTTATGTCGGTTTCCGCTTTGAATGGCGTTTGGCATTAGGTGCCGTTATTGCACTTGCACATGACGTGATTATTACACTGGGTATTTTATCGTTATTCCGCATTGAAATTGACTTGACTATCGTGGCGTCGTTGATGTCCGTTATCGGCTATTCATTGAACGATAGTATCGTTGTGTCGGATCGTATTCGTGAGAACTTCCGTAAGATACGCCGTGGTACGTCATATGAAATTACCAACATCTCTCTGACCCAGACCCTGAGCCGTACCATCATGACTTCTGCCACCACCCTGTTGGTGGTGTTAATGTTGTTCATTTTCGGGGGAGAAATGCTGAAAGGGTTCTCACTGGTCATGTTAATCGGTGTGTCTATCGGTACCATCTCTTCTATCTATGTTGCTTCGGCGTTGGCGTTGAAATTGGGTATGAAGCGTGACCATTTGATCCAGCAGAAAGTTGAGAAAGAAGGGGCCGATCAGCCTTCCATTCTTCCTTGA
- the secD gene encoding protein translocase subunit SecD, producing MLNRYPLWKYLMLIAAILIGLLYALPNLYGEDPAVQITGARGIAASEKTLDHVHNVLEKDQIKSKSIVLENGAILARFSNTDVQLRAREALISALGEQYVVALNLAPATPTWLRIIGAEPMKLGLDLRGGVHFLMEVDMDTALNKLQEQNIDSLRSELRDQGIPYSTLSKIDHYGVEVRFRDNDARAKAENYLEPRHRDLVFSSGANSTLKVVMSDERLREARSYAVQQNITILRNRVNQLGVAEPLVQRQGADRIVVELPGIQDTARAKEILGATATLEFRLVNTNVNQDVIQYGRIPADSEVKESRDGTPVVLYKRVILTGDHITDSTSSTDENGYPQVNISLDSAGGTAMSNFTKDNLHKPMATLFVEYKDSGKKDANGRAILEKQEEVINIATIQSRLGNNFRITGISNAAEARQLSLLLRAGALIAPIQIVEERTIGPTLGLQNIEQGLEACLWGLIASVVFMVIYYRKFGLVASTALLVNLVLIVGIMSLLPGATLTMPGIAGIVLTLAVAVDANVLINERIKEELRNGRTVQQAIHEGYKGAFSSIIDANLTTLITAIILYAVGTGSIKGFAITTSIGVATSMFTAIVGTRAIVNLLYGGKRINKLSI from the coding sequence GTGTTGAACCGTTATCCTTTGTGGAAGTATCTGATGCTGATCGCTGCGATCCTCATCGGTTTGCTTTATGCACTTCCCAACCTTTATGGTGAGGATCCGGCTGTACAAATCACTGGTGCGCGAGGTATCGCCGCCAGTGAAAAAACGCTGGACCACGTCCATAATGTTTTAGAGAAAGATCAAATCAAGAGCAAGTCCATTGTATTGGAAAATGGGGCAATTCTTGCTCGTTTCAGTAACACCGATGTGCAGCTCCGTGCGCGTGAAGCGTTGATTTCTGCACTGGGTGAACAGTATGTTGTGGCATTGAACCTCGCACCGGCAACGCCAACCTGGTTGAGAATTATCGGGGCTGAACCGATGAAGCTGGGGCTTGATCTCCGTGGTGGCGTTCACTTCTTGATGGAAGTGGATATGGATACCGCGTTGAACAAATTGCAGGAGCAAAATATTGATAGCCTGCGTTCCGAACTGCGTGATCAAGGCATTCCTTATTCTACTCTCAGCAAAATTGATCATTATGGTGTCGAAGTTCGTTTCCGTGACAATGATGCACGTGCTAAAGCGGAAAACTATCTTGAACCTCGTCATCGTGATTTAGTTTTTTCCAGTGGGGCAAACAGCACGCTGAAAGTGGTGATGAGTGATGAACGCCTGCGTGAAGCCCGTTCTTATGCGGTACAGCAGAACATCACTATCCTGCGTAACCGTGTTAACCAATTGGGCGTTGCGGAACCGTTGGTTCAGCGTCAGGGTGCAGACCGTATCGTTGTTGAACTGCCCGGTATTCAGGATACTGCCCGCGCGAAAGAAATTCTCGGTGCAACCGCAACCCTGGAATTCCGTCTGGTAAATACCAATGTAAACCAAGACGTCATTCAATATGGTCGTATTCCGGCGGATTCAGAGGTGAAAGAGAGCCGTGACGGCACGCCCGTTGTGCTGTATAAGCGTGTGATTCTTACCGGTGACCATATTACCGATTCGACTTCCAGTACTGATGAGAATGGCTATCCACAGGTCAATATTTCTCTGGATAGTGCTGGGGGGACGGCAATGTCTAACTTCACCAAAGATAATTTGCATAAACCAATGGCAACGCTGTTTGTAGAATATAAAGACAGCGGTAAGAAAGATGCCAATGGTCGTGCGATCTTGGAAAAGCAGGAAGAAGTTATCAACATTGCCACGATTCAATCACGCCTGGGGAATAACTTCCGTATTACAGGCATTAGCAATGCGGCTGAAGCACGCCAGTTATCGCTGTTACTGCGTGCAGGTGCGCTGATTGCGCCAATCCAGATTGTGGAAGAGCGTACGATAGGGCCAACGCTAGGTTTGCAGAATATTGAACAGGGCCTTGAAGCGTGTTTGTGGGGGCTGATTGCTTCTGTCGTCTTTATGGTGATTTACTACCGCAAGTTTGGTCTGGTTGCGAGTACGGCATTGCTGGTGAACTTGGTGTTGATCGTCGGTATTATGTCTCTACTGCCTGGTGCAACGCTGACCATGCCGGGTATTGCTGGTATCGTCCTGACACTGGCTGTCGCCGTGGATGCGAACGTGTTGATCAACGAGCGTATCAAAGAAGAGTTGCGCAATGGTCGTACGGTACAGCAGGCCATTCATGAAGGCTATAAAGGCGCTTTCTCCAGTATTATCGACGCCAACCTGACTACGCTGATTACAGCCATCATTTTGTATGCAGTGGGGACTGGCTCTATCAAGGGCTTCGCGATCACTACCAGTATTGGTGTGGCGACTTCCATGTTCACTGCGATTGTGGGAACACGAGCAATCGTGAACTTGCTGTACGGTGGTAAACGTATCAATAAGTTGTCAATTTAA
- a CDS encoding ACP phosphodiesterase, giving the protein MNFLAHLHLAALSESSLLGNLMADFVRGSPEGAFDADIVAGIRMHRRVDSLTDKHPLVAQARQLFRSESRRVAPITLDIIWDHFLSRHWDEFEKNYSLPEFVDFVRSNIEPYLSSTPKQFQELNHHLWSQNLLIRYADMSCIANVLQGMAHRRPKLSALAGSYLDIENHYRDFETLFCQFYPEMMTLASNKCLVG; this is encoded by the coding sequence ATGAATTTTCTCGCACACCTTCATTTAGCTGCATTATCAGAAAGTTCTTTACTGGGGAATTTGATGGCAGATTTCGTCAGGGGTTCTCCAGAAGGCGCATTCGATGCTGACATTGTAGCAGGTATCCGTATGCACCGCCGAGTAGACAGCCTGACGGATAAACACCCGCTTGTCGCGCAAGCCCGCCAATTATTTCGCAGCGAATCTCGACGTGTTGCACCGATAACCCTTGATATTATCTGGGATCACTTTCTTTCCCGGCATTGGGATGAATTTGAAAAAAATTATTCTTTACCTGAGTTTGTCGATTTTGTCCGCAGCAATATCGAGCCGTATCTCTCTTCAACCCCCAAACAATTTCAAGAATTGAATCATCACCTTTGGTCACAAAATTTGCTCATCCGTTATGCCGATATGTCATGTATCGCCAATGTCCTCCAGGGCATGGCACACCGAAGACCAAAGTTATCTGCCCTGGCGGGATCCTATCTGGATATAGAAAATCATTACCGTGATTTTGAAACACTGTTCTGTCAATTTTACCCGGAAATGATGACATTGGCGTCAAATAAGTGCCTGGTGGGATAA
- the ggt gene encoding gamma-glutamyltransferase, which yields MLNTWKISLITVSLLISTPLYSATEPAVEAKQGMVVSSQRLASQAGIDILKMGGNAIDAAVAVGYAQAVVNPCCGNIGGGGFMTIHLANGKDTFINFRETAPAAASADMYLDKDGHVIKGASLYGYKAVGVPGTVMGFDEALKKYGTLSREQVMAPAIKLAREGYILTRGDTDILDTTVKRFMQDPEAARIFLRKDSTPFQPGDRLIQTDLANTLEMIAKQGPDAFYHGKIPQLVETASKKAGGMITAADFANYTITETAPVICHYRGYKFISSPPPSSGGVTLCEILNIVEGYDLKSMGFNSAAYIHTLTEAMRHAYMDRNTYLGDPAFINNPLDRLLSKSYAASIRKAIQPNKATPSVNIQPGIGTHEKPETTHYSVVDKEGNAVSTTYTINGRFGAVVITPGTGFFLNDEMDDFTTKVGEKNLYGLVQGATNSIAPGKRPLSSMSPTLVTKDNKIFLVLGSPGGSRIISITLQSALNIIDFNMPPQEAVNSPRIHHQWLPDEVYYEQRGLSKDTLNLLEKMGYKMVEQTPWGATELIMFGLPGAAAVTPNSSGNDSAVSGIVREGYIYGANDVRRPAGAAIGY from the coding sequence ATGTTAAACACATGGAAAATTTCCCTTATCACTGTATCCCTGCTGATTTCCACTCCACTTTATTCTGCTACTGAACCGGCGGTTGAAGCCAAACAAGGAATGGTTGTCAGTTCACAACGCCTCGCCTCACAAGCTGGTATAGATATTCTTAAAATGGGCGGAAACGCTATTGATGCCGCGGTTGCCGTTGGATATGCCCAGGCCGTGGTTAATCCCTGCTGCGGCAATATTGGTGGAGGCGGGTTTATGACCATCCATCTCGCCAATGGTAAAGATACATTCATTAATTTCCGAGAAACAGCGCCTGCCGCAGCCAGTGCCGACATGTATCTGGATAAAGACGGACATGTTATCAAAGGTGCCAGCCTGTACGGTTATAAAGCGGTTGGCGTACCTGGGACGGTCATGGGATTTGATGAAGCATTGAAAAAATACGGGACACTGAGCCGCGAACAAGTGATGGCACCCGCGATCAAACTAGCTCGCGAAGGCTATATTCTGACCCGCGGCGATACTGATATTCTGGATACGACCGTGAAACGTTTTATGCAAGATCCAGAAGCGGCGCGTATTTTCCTGCGCAAAGATAGTACACCATTTCAGCCGGGGGACAGACTTATCCAGACCGATTTGGCCAACACGCTGGAAATGATTGCCAAACAAGGGCCTGATGCTTTTTACCACGGCAAAATTCCCCAATTAGTTGAAACTGCCTCAAAAAAAGCAGGGGGAATGATTACCGCCGCCGATTTTGCCAATTACACTATTACTGAAACCGCGCCTGTCATCTGTCATTATCGTGGCTACAAATTTATCTCTTCCCCGCCCCCCAGCTCGGGTGGCGTTACATTATGCGAGATATTAAATATCGTTGAAGGCTATGATCTTAAATCCATGGGATTTAACTCCGCGGCTTATATCCATACTTTAACCGAAGCCATGCGCCACGCTTATATGGATAGAAACACCTATCTGGGTGATCCTGCATTTATCAACAACCCACTTGATCGGCTGTTGAGTAAAAGCTACGCAGCCTCAATCAGAAAAGCGATACAGCCCAATAAAGCCACACCATCAGTGAACATTCAACCGGGCATTGGCACTCATGAAAAACCAGAAACAACACATTATTCTGTTGTGGATAAAGAAGGCAATGCGGTATCAACGACTTACACCATTAACGGACGCTTTGGTGCAGTCGTGATTACACCCGGAACCGGCTTTTTCCTCAACGATGAAATGGATGATTTTACAACCAAAGTTGGCGAGAAAAACCTGTATGGGTTGGTACAAGGCGCGACCAATTCAATCGCACCTGGTAAGCGCCCACTATCATCAATGAGCCCAACGCTCGTAACCAAAGATAATAAAATATTTTTGGTCTTAGGCTCACCGGGAGGCTCACGCATTATCTCCATCACGCTACAAAGTGCCCTGAATATCATCGATTTCAATATGCCACCACAAGAAGCCGTCAATAGCCCACGTATTCACCATCAATGGTTACCTGATGAAGTTTATTATGAGCAGCGTGGCCTGTCGAAAGACACCCTGAATTTACTGGAAAAAATGGGTTACAAAATGGTGGAACAGACCCCATGGGGAGCGACTGAATTAATTATGTTTGGATTACCGGGAGCTGCCGCCGTTACCCCAAATTCATCAGGTAATGACTCAGCGGTATCCGGTATTGTTCGGGAAGGTTATATCTACGGTGCCAATGACGTACGACGACCTGCCGGTGCCGCCATTGGTTATTAG
- the yajC gene encoding preprotein translocase subunit YajC, whose amino-acid sequence MSFFISEAAAAAGAPAQAQGNPYSLIIMLVVFGLIFYFMILRPQQKRTKEHKKLMDSISKGDEVLTSGGLVGRITKVSETGYVIIALNETTEITVKRDFVAAVLPKGTMKAI is encoded by the coding sequence ATGAGTTTTTTTATTTCTGAAGCTGCGGCAGCTGCTGGTGCGCCAGCTCAAGCTCAGGGAAACCCATATTCTCTGATTATCATGCTGGTCGTCTTCGGTTTGATTTTCTATTTCATGATCTTGCGTCCACAACAAAAACGCACCAAAGAACATAAAAAACTGATGGATTCCATCTCCAAAGGAGATGAAGTACTGACTTCTGGTGGTTTGGTTGGTCGTATCACTAAAGTGTCTGAAACAGGCTATGTTATTATTGCCTTGAATGAGACCACAGAAATAACTGTCAAACGTGACTTCGTTGCCGCCGTTTTACCGAAAGGTACAATGAAGGCTATTTAA